From one Solanum lycopersicum chromosome 12, SLM_r2.1 genomic stretch:
- the LOC101246907 gene encoding abscisic acid receptor PYL2-like, translating to MDGDRQLLVPQGLTQEEFVELEPLIRNYHTFEDLPNTCTSLVTQRIDAPVDVVWPFIRRFDNPEKYKHFIKSCRIVSGDGGVGSIREVTVVSGIPASTSTERLEILDDEKHILSFRVVGGEHRLTNYKSVTSVNEFKKNGKIYTIVLESYIVDIPEGNTGEDTKMFTDTVVKLNLQKLALVAMSTMHGHE from the exons ATGGATggtgatagacaattattagtTCCGCAAGGGCTAACACAAGAAGAATTTGTTGAGTTGGAACCATTGATTCGAAATTATCATACTTTTGAGGATTTACCAAATActtgtacttctcttgtgaCGCAACGCATAGACGCGCCCGTCGATGTCGTATGGCCATTCATCCGTCGTTTTGATAATCCCGAGAAGTATAAGCACTTCATCAAAAGTTGCAGGATCGTATCAG GTGATGGCGGAGTTGGTAGCATAAGAGAAGTAACAGTTGTGTCAGGAATACCTGCATCAACAAGTACAGAACGTCTAGAGATATTAGATgatgaaaaacatattttaagttTTCGAGTTGTTGGAGGTGAACATAGATTGACAAATTATAAATCAGTAACATCagtaaatgaatttaaaaaaaatggaaaaatttataCTATAGTTTTGGAATCATATATTGTTGATATTCCAGAAGGGAATACTGGTGAAGATACAAAAATGTTTACTGATACTGTTGTGAAATTGAATCTACAAAAACTTGCTTTAGTGGCAATGTCTACTATGCATGGTCACGAATAA